One window from the genome of Asterias amurensis chromosome 12, ASM3211899v1 encodes:
- the LOC139945004 gene encoding uncharacterized protein isoform X2, whose translation MTVHNMKIMFAGVIKAEELHQELENMQIFKPPKQSMEYLKTWINLEEMRVFSKQLHCLFMLFEVHKQKTGDLMKNVETLVDIFDPENDGKTIEEVHMAVKSIQDVDKKFNDDDWCTINALVLSKDLILFLKPIIDDDLRNLTDAVEERSDSLINESTVSDLIEVQRYMGPFLRIEVMDTPQKLIKAIAKSKQLEIKNVSEKIRTCNAHFHALKNLYNNIAQRGEMTKKIIRSALEKGWYEFVLSEDGELCKVSMSYTRDDGSCATYEQDELNDLRSRALLMVNSRMSHQPERRQGDNDDSHLSKNLQEFIQCIDEVIEIVALCSRLSNSGHYHFRRFHDSVRDLESLLSLKDRLEREDCTWRVILEDARGEFYFLNFFHARQLWLLDQFFRGEVDASREVVNLFHYVNPDISVDINLREYYESLDDTEDLRERVFQIGAALKEVFSDVVSPVRDIVCLKPHQKATVESTVQHGTVFVAELDPDSTNSIPVLMTLLRNTTGKYPQANHVLFCHSENTWEEVYLLLQRCRKASTMPQKDLYALINVEQLTTEIQFMLVDEVRGIQEEGEEECPFLLAIICRGGSHHHIIDQFTPHYTHRIQGMTSNEMQDCLEQGWPDVEVITSEVPGLGKSEYISCRASEKGKGCHLLPMGGPQTKTDLVRQLLQRPPSEFQLLHIDIRTTSNPSLIDSFIFELLVVGMVVAGTFLCELNTSDILIEIANTQQNSLSDSLTNCCNFKRRHIEWDNYESFLVSEEVNSPVQVVCSYLNAVNDGSLDAKQITFSSSSKGSLLPEDKCRHLLRTHFSPTSKMAFTTVNMFLNVLATELKKLSASHYFTEEALHIMLGKDEHCVRSDLFKALDAVAQEFSSRSVETGGTQSTTGRDAAEALNELHQGPSVTAEKMVARVKGMVQWADSNHLMVVFNQQDTQTLSTLYRLLSQVPKSVKNLFEQQLDKELPDYQKVSQDQLQSVLEKICRNTRDPFARSKLGHLDKGYALTPDNLMKMVLIYMRIKSRIPVVIMGETGCGKTTLITYLARVCEVPFYVLNFHAGIEIDTIIDFIHSKKKEAEKNLDGQIWCFLDEINTCDHLGLLSEVICHQSCCGELLPINLVFLAACNPYSMRQGDIQTSGLTDKLVTDEQSKLVYRVNPLPEALMDYVWDYGALDAKDEKAYIERMIKGNIDDDLVPLFVDLLIMSQEFIKSTMKNNYSVSLRDVNRCKHLAHWMTKMLKDKKLAKVEHNSTCGQEYETRALILALAHCYHSRLTTANDRKLYREEMSKIFKTKNHPEFSEGHIEEVIKCEQLDILNRMELEEGIAKNEALRENVFVVLISILNRIPVFLVGKPGCSKSLSMQLIRTNLRGPDSKDKYFKTLPAVYVVSYQGSESSTSEGIIKVFEKANRYKEHNPDIIPVVLLDEIGLAENSSFNPLKVLHSLLEPSTGDFPEMAVVGISNWALDAAKMNRAVHLSRPEPNADDLFETAKSIRDENSMRSGMTRGKQKHEHNLLLKKLAEAYHSHHQSQARKNFHGLRDYYSLIKSIAMSSSQRDAAISLEIGLLRNFGGNQEAMTGIMNDFMDTMDVDQSPDSRPTTIKLIEDNLEDRFARHLMLITSGDSALSIIEEVLSKMKKKYISLLGSRFDDDLSEEYNYRILSEIILCMEEGYILVLRDLDNVYSSLYDMLNQNYTIVSKKRHCRVALGAYSNPMCHVHQDFRCIVVIDQQNVDYSDPPLLNRFEKQTLTFMDVVNDQQKAVIASLQKWVEDVSTIPNMQFTPKQAFLGYHNDTLPSLVFSHCRDVKPEEMEVDKIVQLCKHDLVKIAPPDAVLRSSKSNLAVDEVHKLQDQYLKLPVNGGLRHYLKLLLEMKNRAQAASIEYSLRDNPMKLIVYTFSSIHTDLRTCLADMPSFQVEKLSKFTSERQLTAALQRFNCSNDQFFILQCKTSLDAKHMLLAKCLIDRWMGMYKTDKMYRGVKHACIIVHVERDQVGMASSFPWQFNFLCGWQQVTLDVLEEPELQIKEIIKMSIEDICAKTVDVGNVIKFNLPWCFTRIAYTDQSKDVMEILELIRRITESPKLIDCFCRTVLQDIQKDGVDGVVDESGINKGAWQVSVACEHELLVECSSFNYALVEHVKRKIRQPLFKIVFFLERHNAWNSFFSQAQQKDIWKTMFCNPLIFDVRSHALPEPNGVESCPIHKTLPLLEFPFFSKLYDIIEEQLKCLMADAREKLIAENSYIDEAEMTTELTQVLRDRLPEAIKYDLALHVDDEFMEENLDLYLNDLCNVFSVDCVSQMSQEARVHATRLLVKLQDSALVEGLSTIEQLSYWHISLRMKSDLVAAELQLLHMYQVATGNDCVQLLGVIADSIDSQDVNPCSDDEKSIASGNFLDASDILLSELEEDLEHDQVSDTSSFVSAFESYYSDGSVTSDKADIPLKLSLVSHVCKSLLPTEVLLEHCQSQNIWARRINNILLLAASIGVRPQELHYLHLCKDFVNLLAVPNNLPDDKLATLGELIADIDDNTLDSERVFEFVLEIIHEVSNEDPEGSVQQLFLTKYFGRCLESNNDTPLLNDILRLLITEKGELIKGSRLVLFRVIRDEIEDREHESVYTKVIREGVNPNDLSDNLVTLDEVLLELPSGENHHFAVLCCDLIEENGFQDLTALRMMSGGSSSHVVTAMKACRLLEKANKCSLQLVCALAFLNKLFRVFAEYLIDNIETFPETGEDFALLKHIRDVVCSLKQCDRELNVQLWILRYLSQQDSNNDLHKLMSSLSREVEFLKGINLTDLCSRSGIGFNPMSYMDLNGEITKALADLQLRNKKVDMRTVLGSLKSSPKQRIAFMAVLAEYYYFAGKTKYLTDSEKSQAKWIAKEIEKASLDETPWWQLMKAVLGLSDFRGRMQLSKQSKVSDVRLASVLLHISAVAVGNHSAGQQVRNFLQFLCPSEQLNELHFPGAATLARKANQQTRSVICKCSQWLVQSLGQGSHRVKCPTCGRKINWPDLPGAVKEEQETAVGYKYPPVESWENLEQTGNISILSRFIIDFLVHGCLFIASELFPPESNMVGVCSAAELDLRMTKLWDTMAVVLRAGRQDTCVLLHCIIKEISPMLTDTQYTFVSAANRDQQEIEIDKVVQKILSNSTLCRKQFLQDSFEAFGTPVDKSLQHQLQELDNIDGDTCKLVSRSVRQKRQPSLEDLKACFCDRSKNVERFPFLHLVLSKYNALKYVGNLSALLEWNKLVSARLSQRREKRKYADRPVRSLIEAFPSMSDPWTAFRDAAKEVCDGWTELTGETTKPKYTTEDSDIIKCLMPTGKEKNTLKQMIKTLQEVQNKFLTEALEIAVTKECPAISFLIKENHLAALQTKPLDQVGKKDIITNPWNDQCLCYHDINTEYGQGTEITYEFNQIEMEVAFATVVNKMILTDGCALEGFIFSDDLYHSSTAILEEMSTKVKQETLPKDIANLVNQGERRKQGTSTNDLLQQLEVLMGLIKRTSGEPEATLQDYISKWSAILTIESPELFASIKLKHIVSLYQQLEVLLATATVQTLDETFQMKLPVKSEHELERCCSERPGDALILIRDILKRFVFRYLRARHSFEPDCKKRLRDLLKDMSGHDRVMPLLNKDLQLCHIVKLLEFFDRKIKVRLQERIGITDLQTALQPLCQQITRLVQV comes from the exons CTAAAGACTTGATTCTGTTCCTGAAACCCATCATTGACGATGACCTCAGAAATCTCACAGACGCCGTGGAGGAGAGGTCAGATTCTTTAATCAACGAGTCCACTGTGTCAGATCTTATAGAAGTACAGCGGTACATGGGACCATTTCTGAGAATTGAAGTCATGGACACACCGCAAAAGCTCATCAAGGCCATAGCCAAGAGTAAACAACTAGAAATCAAGAACGTGTCTGAAAAGATCAGAACATGCAATGCACATTTCCATGCCTTGAAGAATCTGTACAACAACATTGCTCAGCGAGGAGAGATGACTAAGAAAATAATCAGAAGTGCCCTTGAGAAGGGCTGGTACGAATTCGTCTTGAGCGAAGATGGGGAGTTGTGCAAGGTGTCCATGAGCTACACAAGGGATGATGGATCTTGTGCAACATATGAGCAAGATGAGCTTAATGATTTACGAAGTAGAGCCCTCCTCATGGTGAACTCAAGAATGTCTCATCAGCCTGAGAGAAGACAAGGGGATAACGATGATAGTCATTTGTCCAAAAATCTCCAGGAATTTATACAATGCATAGATGAGGTGATTGAAATTGTTGCGCTCTGTTCAAGGCTCTCTAATTCTGGTCACTACCACTTCAGACGGTTCCATGATAGTGTCCGAGATCTGGAGAGTCTCCTCTCACTAAAGGATCGCCTGGAAAGAGAGGATTGTACTTGGAGAGTCATTCTGGAGGATGCAAGGGGTGAGTTCTACTTCTTGAACTTCTTCCATGCGAGACAACTATGGCTGCTAGATCAGTTCTTTAGAGGAGAAGTTGATGCGAGCAGAGAAGTTGTTAATCTGTTCCACTATGTCAACCCTGACATCAGTGTGGACATCAACTTAAGAGAGTATTATGAATCACTAGATGACACTGAGGATTTGAGGGAGCGTGTTTTCCAGATTGGTGCAGCTCTCAAGGAAGTTTTTTCAGATGTGGTGTCTCCTGTTCGAGACATTGTGTGTCTTAAACCTCATCAAAAGGCAACTGTCGAAAGCACTGTCCAACATGGAACTGTGTTTGTAGCAGAACTAGACCCAGACAGCACAAACTCTATTCCAGTTCTCATGACATTGCTAAGGAACACAACTGGAAAGTACCCTCAGGCAAATCATGTGCTTTTCTGCCACTCTGAAAACACATGGGAAGAAGTGTACCTTTTGTTACAGAGGTGTCGCAAAGCATCCACAATGCCACAAAAAGATCTTTATGCACTCATAAATGTTGAACAGCTGACTACAGAGATCCAATTTATGCTGGTCGATGAGGTGAGGGGAATTCAGGAAGAGGGGGAAGAGGAATGTCCTTTCCTGTTGGCCATAATTTGCCGTGGGGGAAGCCATCACCACATTATCGATCAATTTACTCCACATTACACTCACAGAATACAAGGAATGACATCCAATGAAATGCAAGACTGTCTTGAGCAGGGTTGGCCAGATGTTGAAGTAATCACTTCTGAAGTTCCTGGGCTTGGAAAATCGGAGTACATATCTTGCAGAGCATCAGAAAAGGGGAAAGGTTGCCATTTGTTACCGATGGGAGGACCACAGACAAAGACTGATCTCGTCCGTCAGTTGTTGCAGAGGCCTCCATCCGAGTTTCAACTGCTTCACATTGACATAAGAACAACATCAAACCCAAGCTTGATTGATTCATTCATTTTTGAGCTTTTGGTGGTTGGCATGGTGGTTGCAGGTACCTTTTTGTGTGAGTTGAATACAAGTGACATCTTGATTGAAATTGCAAACACTCAACAGAATAGCCTTAGTGACTCACTCACAAACTGCTGTAACTTTAAAAGACGTCACATTGAATGGGACAACTATGAGAGTTTCCTGGTGAGTGAAGAGGTTAACAGCCCGGTTCAAGTTGTGTGCAGCTACTTGAACGCAGTGAATGATGGATCACTTGATGCAAAGCAGATAACCTTTTCCAGTTCATCAAAGGGATCACTGCTCCCAGAGGATAAGTGCAGGCATCTCTTAAGAACCCACTTCTCTCCAACATCCAAGATGGCGTTTACTACTGTTAATATGTTCCTGAATGTATTAGCAACAGAGCTGAAGAAACTGTCTGCCTCTCATTACTTCACTGAAGAAGCACTGCACATTATGCTTGGGAAAGATGAACATTGTGTACGATCAGACCTCTTCAAAGCACTTGATGCTGTCGCACAAGAATTTTCATCTCGCTCCGTAGAGACCGGTGGTACACAGTCAACGACTGGTAGAGATGCAGCAGAAGCCTTGAATGAACTTCATCAAGGTCCATCGGTGACTGCAGAAAAAATGGTGGCACGTGTGAAAGGCATGGTACAGTGGGCAGATAGTAATCACCTCATGGTAGTATTCAACCAGCAAGACACTCAAACATTGTCAACTCTCTATCGTCTCTTAAGTCAGGTCCCCAAAAGTGTAAAGAATCTGTTCGAACAGCAACTTGACAAAGAGCTACCCGACTACCAAAAAGTGTCACAAGACCAACTTCAATCAGTGCTGGAGAAAATCTGTCGAAACACTCGAGATCCATTTGCAAGGAGCAAACTTGGCCATTTGGACAAAGGGTATGCACTGACTCCAGATAACTTAATGAAGATGGTCTTGATTTATATGAGGATTAAGTCTCGGATCCCAGTTGTCATCATGGGTGAGACTGGATGTGGGAAGACAACTCTGATTACATACCTTGCACGTGTTTGCGAGGTACCTTTCTATGTACTCAACTTTCATGCAGGAATTGAAATTGACACCATCATTGACTTCATCCATAGCAAGAAGAAAGAAGCTGAAAAAAATCTTGATGGCCAAATATGGTGCTTCCTCGATGAAATCAATACCTGTGATCACCTAGGGCTTTTGAGTGAAGTTATTTGCCACCAAAGTTGTTGTGGGGAACTGTTGCCAATCAACCTTGTTTTTCTGGCAGCTTGCAATCCTTACTCAATGCGTCAGGGAGACATCCAGACATCTGGATTAACCGATAAACTTGTCACTGACGAGCAGTCAAAGTTAGTGTACAGAGTAAACCCCCTGCCAGAGGCATTGATGGATTATGTGTGGGATTATGGTGCTCTGGATGCAAAAGATGAAAAAGCTTACATTGAGAGAATGATCAAGGGTAATATCGATGATGATTTAGTGCCTCTCTTTGTGGACCTTTTGATAATGTCACAGGAGTTCATAAAAAGCACTATGAAGAACAATTACAGTGTAAGCCTGCGAGATGTCAATAGGTGCAAACATCTTGCCCATTGGATGACAAAAATGCTGAAAgacaaaaaacttgctaaagTCGAGCACAACAGCACGTGTGGTCAAGAATATGAAACTAGGGCTTTAATTCTTGCACTAGCACACTGCTACCATTCTCGATTAACAACAGCTAATGACAGGAAATTGTACAGAGAGGAGATGTCCAAAATCTTCAAAACGAAAAATCATCCTGAATTTTCAGAAGGCCACATTGAAGAGGTGATCAAATGCGAACAACTTGACATTCTCAACCGAATGGAATTGGAGGAGGGAATTGCCAAAAATGAGGCACTGCGAGAGAATGTGTTCGTTGTCCTTATTTCCATTCTAAACAGGATTCCTGTGTTTCTGGTTGGAAAACCGGGCTGCAGCAAGTCACTCTCAATGCAGCTCATTCGCACTAATCTGAGAGGACCTGACTCAAAGGACAAATACTTCAAGACATTACCTGCTGTCTATGTTGTCTCCTATCAGGGATCAGAATCGTCAACGTCAGAAGGAATCATCAAAGTCTTTGAGAAGGCAAATCGCTATAAGGAGCACAATCCAGATATCATACCGGTCGTCCTCCTAGATGAGATAGGTCTGGCAGAGAACTCCTCCTTCAACCCGCTCAAGGTTCTTCACAGCTTGTTAGAGCCAAGCACAGGTGATTTTCCTGAGATGGCAGTTGTTGGGATATCAAACTGGGCACTGGATGCTGCAAAGATGAACCGAGCTGTACATCTATCACGACCAGAACCAAATGCAGATGATCTGTTTGAAACAGCAAAGTCCATTCGAGATGAGAACTCCATGCGGAGCGGCATGACTAgaggtaaacaaaaacatgagcATAACCTGCTGCTGAAAAAACTAGCTGAGGCTTACCACTCACACCATCAGTCTCAGGCACGTAAAAACTTCCATGGTTTAAGAGATTACTATTCACTTATCAAGAGTATCGCAATGTCCTCATCACAACGAGATGCAGCCATTTCATTGGAGATCGGTCTTCTTCGAAACTTTGGAGGAAATCAAGAAGCTATGACAGGTATAATGAACGACTTTATGGATACAATGGATGTTGACCAAAGTCCAGATTCAAGACCAACGACCATTAAGCTGATAGAAGACAATCTGGAGGATAGGTTTGCCCGCCACCTGATGCTAATAACAAGTGGAGACTCTGCATTAAGCATCATCGAGGAAGTATTAAGTAAGATGAAGAAAAAGTACATATCCCTTCTTGGAAGCCGGTTTGATGATGACCTCTCTGAGGAATACAACTATCGTATCTTGAGTGAGATAATTCTTTGCATGGAAGAAGGTTATATCCTTGTGTTACGAGACCTGGATAACGTGTATAGTAGTCTCTATGACATGCTGAATCAGAACTACACCATCGTTAGTAAGAAGCGGCATTGTCGTGTAGCTCTGGGTGCTTATAGTAATCCGATGTGTCATGTTCATCAAGATTTCAGGTGCATTGTCGTTATAGACCAGCAGAATGTTGACTACTCTGATCCACCATTGTTGAATAGATTTGAGAAGCAAACTCTCACATTCATGGATGTTGTGAATGATCAACAGAAGGCTGTCATTGCTTCACTGCAAAAGTGGGTTGAAGACGTCTCAACAATACCCAACATGCAGTTTACTCCAAAGCAAGCATTCTTGGGATACCACAATGATACCCTCCCCTCACTCGTGTTTTCTCACTGTCGAGATGTAAAGCCTGAAGAGATGGAAGTGGATAAAATTGTACAGCTGTGTAAACATGACCTTGTAAAAATTGCTCCACCTGATGCAGTTCTAAGGTCATCAAAGTCAAACCTTGCTGTGGATGAAGTACACAAATTACAGGACCAGTATCTGAAACTCCCCGTAAACGGTGGTTTAAGGCATTATTTGAAGTTGTTACTTGAGATGAAAAACAGAGCACAGGCAGCATCAATTGAATATTCTCTGCGTGACAACCCAATGAAGTTGATTGTGTATACCTTCAGTAGCATTCACACTGATCTTCGTACTTGTTTGGCAGACATGCCAAGTTTCCAGGTAGAGAAACTGAGCAAGTTCACGTCGGAACGACAACTGACTGCGGCACTTCAACGCTTCAATTGTAGCAATGATCAATTCTTTATCCTTCAGTGCAAGACATCTCTAGATGCAAAGCATATGCTTCTTGCTAAATGCCTCATAGACCGGTGGATGGGCATGTACAAGACGGACAAAATGTACAGAGGAGTCAAACATGCTTGCATAATTGTTCATGTAGAACGAGACCAAGTAGGGATGGCATCAAGTTTTCCTTGGCAGTTTAACTTCCTTTGCGGCTGGCAACAAGTCACACTAGATGTACTGGAGGAACCAGAGCTTCAGATTAAAGAAATCATCAAGATGTCAATAGAAGACATTTGTGCCAAGACGGTTGATGTTGGTAATGTCATTAAGTTCAATTTGCCATGGTGTTTCACACGTATCGCATATACTGATCAGTCTAAAGATGTCATGGAAATTCTTGAGTTGATCAGACGAATCACCGAGTCTCCAAAGCTCATTGACTGTTTCTGCAGAACAGTTTTACAGGATATCCAGAAAGATGGGGTAGATGGAGTAGTTGATGAATCTGGAATTAATAAGGGAGCATGGCAGGTTTCTGTTGCATGTGAACATGAATTGCTTGTTGAATGTTCTAGCTTCAACTATGCCCTTGTGGAGCACGTGAAACGCAAAATTAGACAGCCACTTTTCAAGATTGTGTTCTTTCTAGAGAGACACAATGCTTGGAACAGCTTCTTCAGTCAGGCTCAACAAAAAGacatttggaaaacaatgttcTGTAATCCCTTGATCTTCGATGTTCGATCACATGCACTTCCAGAACCAAATGGGGTAGAATCTTGCCCAATACATAAGACACTTCCATTGCTGGAATTTCCTTTCTTCAGCAAGCTGTATGACATCATTGAAGAACAATTGAAGTGCTTGATGGCAGATGCAAGGGAAAAACTGATTGCAGAAAATTCCTATATTGACGAGGCTGAGATGACTACAGAGTTGACACAAGTCTTACGTGACAG acTACCCGAAGCAATCAAGTATGATTTGGCACTACATGTTGATGATGAGTTTATGGAAGAGAATCTTGATCTTTATCTGAACGATCTGTGTAATGTCTTCTCAGTTGACTGCGTGAGTCAAATGTCTCAAGAAGCTCGTGTTCATGCTACCAGGTTGCTTGTCAAATTGCAGGATTCTGCATTAGTGGAGGGTCTGTCAACGATCGAACAACTGTCTTATTGGCATATTTCTCTTAGAATGAAGTCTGACCTAGTGGCTGCCGAGCTTCAGCTTCTGCACATGTACCAAGTGGCAACAGGGAACGATTGTGTGCAGTTACTGGGGGTAATAGCAGACTCCATAGACAGTCAAGATGTGAATCCATGTTCTGATGATGAAAAGAGTATTGCGTCAGGGAATTTTTTAGATGCTAGTGATATTTTACTGTCTGAACTTGAGGAAGATTTGGAACACGACCAAGTTTCAGACACCTCATCCTTTGTATCAGCATTTGAAAGTTACTACAGTGACGGTTCAGTCACATCAGATAAAGCTGACATTCCACTCAAACTGTCTCTTGTTTCTCATGTTTGCAAATCTCTACTGCCAACTGAAGTTCTCTTAGAACATTGCCAAAGTCAGAATATTTGGGCGAGACGCATCAACAACATTCTGTTGCTGGCAGCTAGCATTGGGGTGAGACCACAGGAGCTTCATTACCTTCATCTTTGCAAAGACTTTGTCAACTTGCTGGCCGTGCCCAATAATCTTCCAGATGACAAATTGGCTACACTTGGTGAGCTCATAGCTGATATCGATGACAACACTCTTGACAGCGAAAGGGTTTTTGAGTTTGTACTAGAGATCATACATGAGGTTTCCAATGAAGACCCTGAAGGATCTGTGCAGCAATTGTTTCTGACGAAGTACTTTGGCCGCTGTCTAGAATCTAACAATGACACTCCCTTGCTTAATGATATTTTAAGACTGCTTATCACTGAAAAGGGGGAACTCATTAAAGGCTCACGACTAGTCTTGTTCCGTGTCATACGTGATGAAATTGAGGACAGAGAGCATGAGTCTGTGTATACAAAAGTCATCCGTGAAGGTGTGAATCCTAACGACTTGTCAGATAATCTGGTTACTTTAGACGAGGTGCTTTTGGAACTTCCATCTGGAGAAAACCACCACTTTGCAGTTCTCTGTTGCGACTTGATTGAGGAGAATGGTTTTCAAGACCTTACAGCTCTGCGAATGATGTCGGGTGGTTCTTCCTCACATGTAGTGACTGCAATGAAAGCGTGTCGATTGCTTGAAAAGGCGAATAAATGTTCTCTTCAGCTTGTCTGTGCTTTGGCGTTCTTAAACAAGCTGTTCCGTGTTTTCGCAGAGTACCTGATTGACAATATTGAGACGTTTCCTGAGACGGGGGAAGACTTTGCACTCCTGAAGCATATTCGTGATGTGGTTTGTTCCCTAAAACAATGTGACAGAGAGCTCAATGTCCAACTATGGATTTTGAGATACCTATCCCAGCAAGACAGCAACAATGATCTGCACAAACTGATGTCAAGTTTAAGCAGGGAAGTTGAATTCCTAAAAGGGATTAATCTGACTGATTTATGCTCCCGCTCTGGCATTGGTTTTAATCCTATGAGCTACATGGACTTGAACGGAGAGATCACTAAAGCCTTGGCAGATTTGCAATTGCGTAACAAAAAGGTTGACATGAGAACTGTGTTGGGCAGTCTGAAATCCAGTCCAAAACAACGTATTGCATTCATGGCTGTCCTTGCagagtattattattttgctggtaaaacaaaatacctcACTGACTCTGAAAAGTCTCAAGCTAAATGGATTGCCAAGGAAATTGAGAAGGCAAGTCTTGACGAAACACCATGGTGGCAACTCATGAAGGCTGTCTTGGGATTGTCTGATTTCAGGGGAAGAATGCAACTATCAAAGCAGTCCAAGGTCAGTGATGTGAGGCTAGCCTCTGTGCTGCTGCATATATCTGCAGTTGCTGTTGGTAACCATTCAGCAGGTCAACAAGTGCGTAATTTCTTGCAGTTTCTCTGTCCATCTGAACAACTTAACGAATTGCATTTCCCTGGTGCAGCAACGTTAGCCAGGAAGGCAAATCAACAGACAAGGTCGGTCATTTGCAAATGCAGTCAATGGTTAGTCCAGAGCCTGGGGCAGGGTTCACATAGGGTAAAATGTCCAACATGTGGCAGAAAGATCAACTGGCCAGACTTGCCAGGTGCTGTTAAAGAAGAGCAGGAAACCGCTGTTGGATACAAGTATCCCCCGGTTGAATCCTGGGAAAACCTGGAACAAACAGGCAACATCTCCATCTTGTCAAGATTCATCATCGACTTCTTGGTTCATGGTTGCCTGTTTATTGCATCCGAACTATTTCCACCAGAGTCCAATATGGTTGGTGTATGTAGTGCGGCCGAGCTTGATTTGAGAATGACCAAGCTTTGGGATACAATGGCAGTTGTTCTCAGGGCTGGTCGTCAAGACACATGTGTGCTTCTTCATTGTATCATTAAGGAAATCAGCCCAATGCTCACAGATACACAGTACACGTTCGTTTCAGCTGCAAATCGGGACCAGCAGGAGATTGAGATAGACAAAGTAGTTCAAAAGATACTGTCGAATTCCACACTATGCAGGAAACAGTTTCTGCAAGATTCCTTTGAAGCATTTGGTACACCAGTTGATAAATCGCTGCAGCATCAACTACAGGAGTTGGACAATATTGATGGAGACACATGCAAGTTGGTATCAAGATCGGTCCGTCAAAAACGTCAGCCATCTCTTGAAGATCTCAAGGCATGCTTCTGTGATCGAAGCAAGAATGTTGAACGCTTCCCTTTCCTTCATCTAGTTTTGTCAAAGTACAATGCCTTGAAGTACGTTGGCAATCTATCTGCTTTGCTTGAATGGAACAAACTAGTAAGTGCTCGACTGAGTCAGCGACGTGAAAAGCGCAAATATGCAGATCGACCAGTCAGATCTTTGATTGAGGCTTTTCCAAGTATGTCTGATCCCTGGACAGCCTTCAGAGATGCAGCCAAAGAAGTTTGTGATGGATGGACTGAACTTACTGGTGAAACTACAAAACCTAAATATACCACCGAGGACTCGGATATCATAAAGTGCCTGATGCCAACAGGGAAAGAGAAGAACACCCTAAAGCAAATGATAAAAACTCTACAAGAAGTGCAAAACAAATTCTTGACAGAGGCTCTTGAGATTGCTGTTACGAAAGAGTGTCCTGCAATTAGCTTTCTTATTAAAGAAAACCACCTTGCTGCTCTCCAAACAAAGCCTCTCGATCAAGTAGGGAAGAAAGACATCATAACCAATCCCTGGAATGATCAGTGTCTTTGCTATCACGACATCAATACCGAGTATGGTCAGGGCACAGAGATCACATATGAGTTCAACCAGATTGAAATGGAAGTAGCTTTTGCCACTGTAGTGAATAAAATGATCCTAACAGATGGCTGCGCATTGGAAGGCTTTATCTTTTCAGATGATCTGTACCACTCTTCAACAGCCATTCTTGAGGAAATGTCAACAAAAGTCAAACAGGAAACCTTGCCAAAGGATATCGCAAATCTGGTCAATCAAGGTGAAAGAAGAAAGCAAGGTACTTCCACAAACGACCTGCTTCAGCAGTTAGAAGTTCTCATGGGTTTAATTAAGAGAACAAGTGGTGAACCAGAGGCTACTTTACAAGACTACATCAGTAAATGGAGTGCCATCTTAACAATTGAGTCACCAGAACTGTTCGCATCCATCAAGTTGAAACACATAGTTTCTCTTTATCAGCAATTAGAGGTGCTTTTAGCAACTGCTACTGTACAGACTCTAGATGAAACGTTTCAAATGAAGCTCCCTGTGAAATCTGAGCATGAGCTGGAGAGATGTTGCAGCGAAAGACCTGGCGATGCCCTCATCCTGATCAGAGACATCCTGAAGAGGTTTGTTTTCCGCTACCTCAGGGCCCGACATAGCTTTGAACCAGACTGCAAGAAGAGACTGCGTGACCTGTTGAAGGACATGAGTGGCCATGATCGTGTGATGCCTCTGCTCAACAAGGATCTACAACTCTGTCACATTGTGAAACTTCTGGAGTTCTTCGATAGAAAAATCAAG GTAAGGCTGCAAGAGAGAATTGGCATAACTGATCTGCAGACAGCTCTTCAACCTCTTTGCCAACAGATAACCAGACTGGTGCAAGTTTAG